Within Marinomonas mediterranea MMB-1, the genomic segment AATTTTTGAACGACACAGCAGCAAGCTTCACACTCATCATAATCGGTGTAGTGTTTTTCGCTCTAATAGCCATCGGCTTAATCTTTGCGAGGCTCTATGTTCGTGCTACAAAAGAAGTCGCCTTTGTGAGAACGGGGTTAGGAGGGGAAAAAGTAGTAAAAGATGGTGGTGTTATCGTGCTTCCGGTTGTCCATGAAACGATCCCCGTCAATATGAACACGCTAAGAATAGAAGTCGAAAAAACTCAAAAAGACGCGTTGATCACTAAAGACAGAATGCGTGTTGATGTTAAAGCGGACTTTTATCTGCGAGTCGCACCGAATGCCGAAGGGATTTCAATGGCAGCGCAAACCCTTGGAACAAGAACCACGCGGGTTGAAGAAGTCAAAAAGCTCATGGAGTCCAAGTTTGTCGATGTATTACGCGCAGTCGCTGCAGAAATGAGCATGACTGAGATGCACGAACAAAGAGCTGATTTTGTCCAAAAAGTACAGCAAAACGTGGCCAATGATCTAGAGAAAAACGGTTTGGAGCTGGAGTCCGTTTCATTAACAGGGTTCGACCAAACAGATCTAGAGTTTTTCAATGAAAACAACGCATTCGACGCCGAAGGCCGTGCTAGGCTTGCGAAAATCATTGAAGAAAAACGTAAAGAAACCAATGATATACAACAAGAAAACCGTATAAAAATCGAACAAAGAAACCTCGAAGCGGAAAAGCAATCGTTGGACGTAAAGCGCAGTGAAGAAGAAGCTCGCCTAAACCAAGAGCAAATTCTCTCGTTCAAACGTCAGGAACAAAAAGCGGAAATCGCGAAGCAAAGAGAACAAAAAGAGCGCGAAGAACGAGAGGCGATGATCGCCAAAGAAAAAGCAATTGAAACCGCAGAAATTGAAAAATCTAAAGAAATAGAAACACGTGAAATTGCGAAGCGCCAAGCCTTAGAACAATCAACGATCCAACAACAGCAAGCCGTTGAAGTTGCAGAGCAAGTGAAACAAATTGCCATAGCCGAAAAATCAGAGGAAGAATCTGCAGCAAGAGCAAAAGCTGCCGAAGCAGAAAAAATCAAAGCTCAAAAAGAAGAAGAGGTCATCACAGTTAGGCATCTAGCAGAAGCAAACCGTCGCAAAGACATTGAAGTGATCGATGCTAAAAAAGAAGCCGAAAGAGAAGCCGTTGGCGTCACAACCGAAGCGGCCGCTAAAAAAGAAGCGAGTCTATCCACTGCTGAGGCAATTTTAACAGAAGCGAAAGCAAGTGCAGATGCCAAAATCCTTCAAGCAGAAGCAGATGAGAAAGTATTGGCGGTAGAAGCTGCTGGTAAAGAAGCGCTATACGAAGCGGAAAACACTCTAAAAGACGAACAGATCGACCTACAAAAATCATTAGCAATATTAAAAGTCCTTCCTGAACTCGTCGCCAATGCTGTGAAACCACTTGAAAGCATCGAAGGAATTAAAATTTTACAAGGCTACGGCGGCCAATCTAATCCTGTTTCGATGGGAGAATCCACCAGCCCAAGTATGGCAGATCAGGTTACGAATGCTGCCTTAAGTTACCGAGCAAATGCTCCGTTGGTGGACTCGTTGTTAAAAGAGCTCGGCGTAGTAGACAGCCAAAATGGCAGTTTAAATGACTTGGTCAATGGCAACAGTTTGCTAAACCAATCACTTGATAGCACGCAGAGCAGCAACGATTTAAACAACTCTTGATTTAAATCCATCGCTACATGCATTACCCTAGTATGAAGAATTTAAATTCGTTCCTTTATACTAGGGTATTTGTACAACCTTCCTAATGAACCTTATCATCTCTCACTCCGTTAGCATTCCTCCTCATGAAATCCAACTCACTGCAATTCGAGCGCAGGGTGCTGGCGGACAAAACGTCAACAAAGTCTCGAGCGCGATTCATCTTAGGTTTGATATCAGAGCGTCGTCTTTACCCGGTTTTTATAAAGAGCGTTTATTGGCTCTCAGTGATACGCGCATAACGAAAGAGGGTGAGATTATCATCAAGGCCCAGCAGCATAGAACACAGGAATTAAACCGAGAAGACGCGCTGGAACGATTAAAAGCACTTATTTTATCTGCCACTCGGGTGCAAAAAGCACGACGCGCAACGAAGCCGACTCGCTCTTCTCAGAAAAAACGTGTCGACTCTAAAAAGCAGAGAGGCAAGGTTAAAGCGTTACGCAAATCAAACTGGGACTAACGCTCTACAACCCGTTGCAATCTCCCGTTTATGGCGCCCTAGAGCGGCTAACTATTTCGTTATTCTGGCAATAACTCTTTCAGTTCCAATAACATTTGATAGGCACTGTCGCTGCGTAAGTTATAAGGGTTAAAGTTTTTTCGCGGAGAAAACTTAAGGTGGATAGCCTTGGACAACACTGATTCAGGTATAAACCCCATTGTCCAATCAGGGAATGCACGTACAGAAATGTCTTTAAACTCTAAGAGCACCAAATCCGAGTGGCGATTATCTTGAAGTAGTCGATTGTAGGTTTCATTTACCTGAAATCGCGAACCTTCGAGGCATTGTAAAAAATACTTTTGATCAAAAAAAAGCACGCCCGTAATGTCATTCAATTTATTGTGCTTGTTAGCACTATCAAGAATATCAGCGATCGCTGAAGGCGAAATATTATCCGAGATAGTACTCGCGTAGATTAATCTAGTTAAATACATGAAACGTCCATTTAAGATAAAGTTGGATTTCACGAAAATAAGGAAAAACGACGAGCATCAAACTCGCCATCTATAATCCCTTACCTAAAAATCCTTATACGTTAAGGGAGCTACCAACATGTTCTCAGACTTCGACGCGCGGATAACTGTTTAATCAAACCAATTTTGACTATAGTCTACAGATTCTCTTCTTACCCAATTATTTACACTCTATGAGAGAAAATTAACGGCTAAATCCGCCTCCTTATTTTAAATTGCGATGTCAGGCAGGTTTCAGCCACACCTGAACAAGCATGGCGCACCGCTAAAGTGCCAACAACTTATTCAATGGCTTAATGAGTGTCCCCCGAAAATCATACTCATCTTCTACCTTTATAGGAAAACCCTCCGCTCAACGAGTGGAAAAGCCAAAATATTACGTTAGTCGAGATGGGATTCACTAACAACCAGCATCAGAATCACCTCATTCGCTTTTGCTGCTGTATAAGCAATACCGCAAAATAACTCCCACCCAGTATCGCTACTACCGTGCCTGCCGCTAGTTGATAAGGATAAATCAGCACTTGCCCCAGCCAATCGGCGAATAAAAGTAAGTTAGCACCTACAAATGAGCCCATTAACATATGCTGACGGCTCGTTCTCGCTCCTAAAAGAGTGGCAATATGAGGAGCAATAATACTCACAAAGCTAATAGGCCCAACGAGTGCTGTAACATAGGCACACAGCGCTGCACAAAGCGAAAGTAGTATTAAAAAAGACGCAGGTACATTTAAGCCACGAGCGACCGCCTGGCTTCGCCCAAGCGCAAGCAAAACTATCCAACGATCAAGGGACAACACCATCACCACCATTGCGAAAACACCAACCGCTAGCGCAATGGCATTCTGTTCTGAGACTCGATAGGTAGAGCCCGCTAACCAAACTAAAATGTCGTACACTTCGGTTCCACCACGCGCTAATAAAGTCTGTACGAGAGCTTCGATAAGCGCAGAAATTGCGATGCCCGTTAAAATCATGGGCAGAGGTGCAAAACGAAAGCGACGCCCTAGGAACAGAAGTACTAGCAAAACACCCCCACTGCCCACAAACGCAATAAGTGGTCCTAACTGATAGATTTGGGCA encodes:
- a CDS encoding BLUF domain-containing protein; the protein is MYLTRLIYASTISDNISPSAIADILDSANKHNKLNDITGVLFFDQKYFLQCLEGSRFQVNETYNRLLQDNRHSDLVLLEFKDISVRAFPDWTMGFIPESVLSKAIHLKFSPRKNFNPYNLRSDSAYQMLLELKELLPE
- the arfB gene encoding alternative ribosome rescue aminoacyl-tRNA hydrolase ArfB translates to MNLIISHSVSIPPHEIQLTAIRAQGAGGQNVNKVSSAIHLRFDIRASSLPGFYKERLLALSDTRITKEGEIIIKAQQHRTQELNREDALERLKALILSATRVQKARRATKPTRSSQKKRVDSKKQRGKVKALRKSNWD
- a CDS encoding flotillin family protein, with the translated sequence MEFLNDTAASFTLIIIGVVFFALIAIGLIFARLYVRATKEVAFVRTGLGGEKVVKDGGVIVLPVVHETIPVNMNTLRIEVEKTQKDALITKDRMRVDVKADFYLRVAPNAEGISMAAQTLGTRTTRVEEVKKLMESKFVDVLRAVAAEMSMTEMHEQRADFVQKVQQNVANDLEKNGLELESVSLTGFDQTDLEFFNENNAFDAEGRARLAKIIEEKRKETNDIQQENRIKIEQRNLEAEKQSLDVKRSEEEARLNQEQILSFKRQEQKAEIAKQREQKEREEREAMIAKEKAIETAEIEKSKEIETREIAKRQALEQSTIQQQQAVEVAEQVKQIAIAEKSEEESAARAKAAEAEKIKAQKEEEVITVRHLAEANRRKDIEVIDAKKEAEREAVGVTTEAAAKKEASLSTAEAILTEAKASADAKILQAEADEKVLAVEAAGKEALYEAENTLKDEQIDLQKSLAILKVLPELVANAVKPLESIEGIKILQGYGGQSNPVSMGESTSPSMADQVTNAALSYRANAPLVDSLLKELGVVDSQNGSLNDLVNGNSLLNQSLDSTQSSNDLNNS